From the genome of Rhizobium sp. NXC24, one region includes:
- a CDS encoding methyl-accepting chemotaxis protein produces the protein MVNWKTFGIVARLAVGFGFLLILMIGLTLYSIGQVKTIDRNLGVINDINSVKQRFAINYRGSVHDRAIAIRDVTLVTSAEERQVAIKLIETLASTYADNEKKMADMIASPAGATAEEKAILDEIAAVQAKTNPLVAEIIARQEKGDGEAARKILLEQARPQFVAWLKAINKFIDYQEALNKSTGNEVRSAAGGFNSLALTALAIAILLASVAAAFTARSIVGPLAKLQTSLVSMAQGNMEGDRKLEKRGDEIGMLARAVAALRDAISAKAERDADADAKRAGEERKRLETEAAEREALAEQTNTAVNQLADALQGLANGDLTRQIAGPFIPSLDQLRVDFNQAVEKLRLAMQKVAENASAIASGAQEIRSASDDLAKRTEQQAASVEETAAALEEITITVSGSSNRAQEAGHLVRKTKESAEHSGRVVRSAVEAMDKIEASATEIGNIIGVIDEIAFQTNLLALNAGVEAARAGEAGKGFAVVAQEVRELAQRSAKAAKEIKDLINTSNDHVRNGVSLVGETGKALEEIVAQVQQVDGNVGAIVEASKEQATGLKEINTSVNTMDQGTQQNAAMVEQATAAAHSLASEAEALFQLLSQFRISAQPMFDSRRGGSISAASAASKPSASPARRLTAKLANAFSGNAAVDGG, from the coding sequence ATGGTAAATTGGAAAACATTCGGCATTGTCGCGCGTCTAGCGGTGGGATTTGGCTTCCTGCTCATTCTGATGATCGGTTTGACGCTCTACTCGATCGGACAGGTCAAAACGATCGACCGCAACCTTGGCGTCATCAACGACATCAACAGCGTGAAACAGCGCTTTGCCATCAATTACCGAGGCAGTGTTCACGACCGAGCAATTGCAATCAGGGACGTGACCCTCGTGACATCTGCGGAAGAACGGCAAGTCGCGATCAAGCTTATCGAGACACTTGCCTCCACCTATGCAGACAATGAAAAGAAGATGGCGGATATGATTGCCTCACCGGCCGGTGCGACGGCTGAGGAGAAAGCCATCCTCGATGAAATTGCGGCGGTTCAGGCCAAGACCAATCCGCTCGTTGCCGAGATTATAGCCCGTCAGGAAAAAGGCGATGGCGAAGCGGCCCGCAAGATCCTTCTGGAACAGGCAAGGCCTCAATTCGTCGCCTGGCTGAAGGCGATCAACAAATTCATCGATTATCAGGAAGCCCTGAACAAATCGACCGGCAACGAAGTTCGAAGCGCCGCCGGAGGGTTTAACTCACTCGCGCTCACGGCACTTGCGATTGCTATTTTGCTCGCAAGCGTGGCGGCAGCCTTTACCGCCCGCTCCATCGTCGGACCGCTGGCGAAGCTCCAGACCTCGCTTGTATCGATGGCACAAGGCAATATGGAAGGCGATCGCAAGCTCGAAAAACGCGGCGATGAGATCGGCATGCTGGCCCGCGCGGTCGCGGCCCTCCGGGACGCAATCTCGGCAAAAGCGGAACGCGACGCGGATGCGGATGCAAAGCGGGCTGGTGAAGAGCGCAAACGGCTGGAAACGGAAGCGGCGGAACGCGAAGCTCTTGCCGAACAAACCAATACAGCGGTGAACCAGCTCGCGGACGCCCTTCAGGGATTGGCGAATGGCGACCTAACACGCCAGATCGCCGGCCCGTTCATTCCTTCACTCGACCAATTGCGGGTCGATTTCAATCAGGCCGTGGAGAAACTGCGACTGGCGATGCAGAAGGTCGCCGAGAATGCGAGCGCCATTGCATCGGGCGCACAGGAAATTCGATCTGCCTCCGACGATCTCGCCAAGAGGACTGAACAGCAGGCGGCCTCTGTCGAAGAAACCGCCGCAGCGCTGGAAGAGATCACCATAACCGTGTCAGGCTCCAGCAACCGCGCGCAGGAAGCAGGTCACCTGGTTCGCAAGACAAAGGAGAGTGCCGAGCACTCAGGCCGTGTCGTGCGCAGTGCCGTCGAAGCAATGGACAAGATCGAAGCTTCTGCGACCGAAATCGGCAATATCATCGGCGTCATCGACGAGATCGCCTTCCAGACCAATCTCCTCGCATTGAATGCAGGGGTTGAAGCCGCACGCGCCGGCGAGGCCGGAAAAGGCTTCGCCGTCGTCGCCCAAGAAGTGCGTGAGCTAGCGCAGCGCTCCGCCAAGGCCGCAAAAGAGATCAAGGATCTGATCAACACCTCCAATGACCATGTCAGAAACGGCGTATCCCTGGTCGGCGAAACCGGCAAGGCACTGGAAGAGATCGTCGCTCAGGTCCAACAGGTTGACGGCAACGTGGGGGCTATCGTTGAGGCCTCGAAGGAGCAGGCAACGGGCCTCAAGGAAATCAACACCTCGGTGAACACGATGGACCAAGGCACGCAGCAGAACGCTGCCATGGTCGAACAGGCCACAGCCGCCGCTCACAGCCTGGCATCCGAAGCCGAGGCTCTTTTCCAATTGCTGTCGCAGTTCAGAATAAGCGCTCAGCCGATGTTTGACTCCCGCAGGGGCGGAAGCATTTCTGCTGCCAGTGCAGCATCGAAACCATCGGCGTCGCCCGCGAGGCGACTGACGGCGAAGTTGGCCAATGCGTTTAGCGGAAATGCGGCGGTGGATGGGGGTTGA
- the cax gene encoding calcium/proton exchanger has protein sequence MGDSEGRSPIASSGFTIGGIIKTEVSQQPLLALVVFVPVAIILEQVTPEAHTLLFLMSIVAIVPLAALLSRATEAVAAKTGDAVGGLLNATLGNLTELVISLAALQSGQYLLVKASLAGAIVTNTLFMLGGAFLFGGLRHHVQEFNRVNARFQACLLFLATIAILVPSLVGEADRAPDTSTVQNLSLGLALLLIAVYALGMFFSLRTHRELFASASEGHESEKLWPLSASIIILVVVTLFVAVISEIFVGSIQIAATHLGMTPAFVGFIVVALVGAAAEMTTAFSAARANRLDLSVSIALGSAAQIALFVAPVLVLVSYFLGPAPMSLEFWRGAVTMMLVATLAATLLSNGGRGAWYAGVMALAVYAIFGLTLFLLPPGAPS, from the coding sequence ATGGGCGATTCTGAGGGAAGAAGCCCCATTGCTTCGTCAGGCTTCACTATCGGCGGAATCATTAAAACCGAAGTCAGCCAACAGCCACTTCTTGCACTTGTCGTTTTCGTGCCGGTCGCCATCATTCTGGAGCAGGTTACGCCGGAAGCACATACGCTGCTGTTTCTCATGTCGATCGTGGCGATCGTGCCATTGGCGGCGCTGTTGAGCCGGGCGACGGAAGCTGTCGCGGCCAAGACTGGCGATGCTGTTGGTGGCCTGCTCAACGCCACTCTCGGAAATTTGACGGAACTCGTGATCTCGCTTGCGGCGTTGCAATCGGGTCAATATCTGCTGGTCAAAGCTTCACTTGCCGGTGCGATCGTCACCAATACGCTCTTTATGTTGGGTGGCGCTTTTCTGTTTGGCGGCCTCCGCCATCATGTCCAGGAATTCAACAGGGTCAATGCGCGCTTTCAGGCCTGCCTTCTCTTCCTCGCTACCATTGCCATTCTGGTCCCCTCGCTGGTGGGTGAAGCGGATCGCGCACCGGACACTTCTACTGTCCAAAACCTAAGCCTGGGGCTGGCACTCCTCCTCATTGCCGTCTACGCACTAGGCATGTTTTTCTCTCTGAGGACGCACCGCGAGCTTTTCGCGAGCGCCAGCGAGGGCCATGAAAGCGAGAAGCTGTGGCCACTTTCGGCAAGCATCATCATTCTGGTTGTCGTTACTCTATTCGTCGCAGTGATCAGTGAAATCTTCGTCGGTTCCATCCAGATCGCCGCCACTCATCTCGGCATGACACCTGCGTTCGTAGGCTTTATCGTCGTCGCCCTCGTGGGGGCAGCGGCAGAAATGACGACCGCATTTTCCGCGGCGCGCGCAAATAGATTGGACCTCAGCGTCAGCATCGCGTTAGGAAGCGCGGCCCAGATTGCTCTCTTCGTCGCTCCGGTCCTGGTGCTCGTCAGCTATTTCCTCGGCCCGGCGCCGATGTCTCTTGAATTCTGGAGGGGCGCGGTCACGATGATGCTGGTCGCGACGCTCGCCGCCACTCTACTGTCAAATGGCGGACGCGGCGCATGGTACGCAGGTGTCATGGCGCTGGCCGTCTATGCCATTTTCGGACTCACATTATTCCTTCTGCCCCCTGGCGCGCCGTCTTAA
- a CDS encoding ABC transporter permease, which translates to MTSHSPAVTASSRRDRVRRFAALVRKESFQVMRDPSSILIAFVLPIILLFLFGYGVSLDTKLTRVGVVMEETTPLTGDLAASFRASRYFSVVSGHDRRQFEEDLVLSRIRGIIVVPADFTATYMAGNRPQIQVIVDGSDPNTANFVQNYAQGAVANWQLQRQAQTMGGSPAITVEQRFWFNPELTSRSFLVPGSIAIVMTLVGTLLTSLVVAREWERGTMEAMMATPVTATELLAGKLLPYFVLGLTSMTICVLLAVFLFGVPFRGSVLALYALSAVFLMPALGQGLLISAATKNQFLASQLALISAFLPAFLLSGFLFEINSMPTVIQWITFIVPARYLIPSLQTVFLAGDIWPMFLRAIAVMFAIGCVFFLLAARSTKKRIA; encoded by the coding sequence ATGACGTCCCATTCCCCAGCCGTAACTGCTTCCTCACGGCGAGATCGCGTCCGCCGCTTCGCTGCGTTGGTGCGCAAGGAGAGCTTCCAGGTCATGCGCGATCCGAGCAGTATCCTGATCGCTTTCGTGCTTCCGATAATCCTGCTCTTCCTGTTCGGCTATGGCGTTTCGCTCGACACCAAGTTGACGCGGGTCGGCGTGGTCATGGAGGAGACAACGCCGCTTACCGGCGATCTCGCCGCAAGCTTTCGGGCATCCCGCTATTTTTCGGTGGTGAGCGGTCATGATCGGCGACAGTTCGAGGAAGACTTGGTCCTTTCACGCATCCGCGGCATCATCGTCGTACCAGCGGACTTCACGGCGACCTATATGGCGGGCAATCGCCCGCAGATTCAGGTCATCGTCGACGGCTCCGATCCTAACACTGCCAATTTCGTGCAAAACTATGCGCAGGGCGCCGTCGCCAACTGGCAGCTACAGCGACAGGCGCAAACGATGGGAGGCAGCCCAGCCATCACCGTCGAACAACGCTTCTGGTTCAACCCCGAGCTTACCAGCCGTTCCTTCCTCGTGCCTGGTTCCATTGCTATCGTCATGACGCTGGTTGGGACATTGCTGACATCGCTGGTGGTCGCGCGCGAATGGGAACGCGGCACGATGGAAGCGATGATGGCGACACCGGTGACGGCTACTGAGCTGCTCGCCGGCAAGTTGCTGCCCTATTTCGTGCTTGGCCTGACCTCGATGACGATCTGTGTCCTGCTCGCCGTCTTCCTCTTCGGCGTGCCGTTCCGCGGCTCCGTCCTCGCGCTCTATGCCTTGTCGGCGGTTTTCCTGATGCCGGCGCTGGGCCAGGGCCTGTTGATCTCGGCTGCGACCAAGAACCAGTTTCTCGCCTCGCAACTTGCGTTGATTTCCGCATTCCTGCCGGCCTTTCTACTTTCCGGTTTTCTTTTCGAGATCAATTCAATGCCGACCGTCATCCAGTGGATCACCTTCATCGTGCCGGCCCGTTACCTCATTCCCAGCCTGCAGACGGTCTTTCTCGCCGGCGACATCTGGCCGATGTTCCTGCGGGCGATCGCCGTCATGTTTGCCATCGGCTGCGTCTTCTTCCTGCTTGCTGCGCGCAGCACAAAAAAGAGGATCGCGTAA
- a CDS encoding ABC transporter permease → MWWSRLEALIVKELLAVLRDPKSRLILIGPPIVQLLVFSYAATLEVRNVDIALLNHDSGHWGQELVQRIEGSPTFRSISSVQDLAEMRDAVDRQRVTAALVVGPDFSRNIEAGRPADLQIILDGRRSNASQIVAGYLNQIVATLSADTPAGTRPSARSVAVVPRNWFNPNLIFQWFMVPNLIASIALLIGLIVTALSIARERELGTFDQLMVSPLRTHEILIGKFIPPMMIGLFHMTIYILAAIFIFGVPLRGSLLLLYGSSLFYLASVAGLGLLISALSATQQQAILGAFLFLVPAMLLSGFATPIENMPDWLQPLTVINPLRYFLVIVKGVFLKNIPPTEVLNQTWPLLVIAAVTLSAASWLFRRRLE, encoded by the coding sequence ATGTGGTGGTCGAGGCTGGAGGCCCTCATCGTAAAAGAGCTGCTGGCGGTCCTGCGCGATCCAAAGAGCCGCTTGATCTTGATCGGGCCGCCGATCGTACAGCTTCTGGTCTTTTCCTATGCGGCGACCCTGGAGGTACGCAACGTCGACATTGCGCTGCTGAACCACGACAGCGGCCACTGGGGTCAGGAACTTGTCCAGCGCATCGAAGGCTCACCGACTTTCCGCAGCATCTCATCGGTCCAAGACCTCGCCGAAATGCGCGATGCGGTCGACCGACAGCGCGTCACCGCCGCCCTCGTCGTCGGCCCGGATTTCTCGCGCAATATCGAGGCAGGCAGGCCAGCCGACCTGCAGATCATTCTCGACGGCCGACGTTCGAACGCCTCGCAGATCGTCGCCGGCTATCTCAACCAGATCGTGGCGACCCTTTCGGCCGACACGCCGGCAGGAACACGCCCGTCGGCGCGATCCGTAGCCGTCGTGCCGCGCAACTGGTTCAATCCCAACCTAATCTTTCAATGGTTCATGGTGCCGAACCTGATTGCCAGCATCGCACTGCTCATCGGCCTCATCGTCACCGCCCTTTCCATCGCACGCGAGCGCGAACTCGGCACATTCGACCAGCTCATGGTGTCCCCCTTGCGCACCCATGAAATTCTGATCGGCAAGTTCATCCCGCCGATGATGATCGGCCTCTTTCACATGACGATCTATATCCTTGCGGCGATCTTCATCTTCGGCGTGCCGTTGCGAGGCTCGCTTCTCCTGCTCTACGGCAGTTCCCTCTTCTATCTCGCTTCCGTCGCGGGCCTCGGTCTCTTGATTTCGGCGCTTTCGGCGACTCAGCAGCAGGCAATCCTCGGCGCTTTCCTTTTTCTGGTTCCGGCCATGCTGCTTTCAGGCTTCGCCACGCCAATCGAGAACATGCCCGACTGGCTGCAACCGCTGACCGTGATTAATCCGCTGCGCTATTTCCTAGTCATCGTCAAAGGCGTCTTCCTCAAGAATATTCCGCCTACCGAGGTCCTCAATCAGACATGGCCGCTCCTAGTGATCGCAGCGGTAACCCTCAGCGCCGCCTCGTGGCTGTTCCGCCGTAGGCTTGAGTAG